From Periophthalmus magnuspinnatus isolate fPerMag1 chromosome 6, fPerMag1.2.pri, whole genome shotgun sequence:
tgtgcatgtgtgtgtatatagcccctcctctccctgttaGTATTCTACATGGCAGATCCCCCTAATGTAATAACGGTGTCTGCATGTCTAATTTACAGCAGGAGAGAGTAAATAGCCTGTGGTTAattacagtatgtgtgtgtgtgtgtgtgtgtgagtgtgtgcgcgCATGTGTCCACGGACGCATGGCTTTGTCAAGATGATTTATGAGTTGCAAATAGCTACACCAGTGGCCCGTTTCTCCACACTTAGTTTTTAATCTGTCCTCTCATTAATTTTCCCCGAGACGTTATTATGGTTTTATAACATTGTGCACAAGGATGCGCATGTGAGTTAATGAGACAGAGGTGTGGATATTTTGTAAGCATCCTCACCAACATGGACACTTGGGTTTTACTTACTTACCTTCCCAGTACCTACCGTCTTCACTTACCTTTTACTTGGTGTTTTCCCGGTGATGTGGTAtcacttttctctcctcttttctgggTCCTTTCACTCACTCTCTCCATTGAAAGCCACAATGAACACAGATCTGTATTGACAGTACACGGTAGAACATGGAAACAGCGGGTCAATCCGTTTAGCCCAAGGGCCGATACACCAATTCACCAATTTGTCAGTGTTAGTTTGAGAGAGAAAAGCAGCTAATCTCTTCGCTGTGCTCTCTATTGATCACCCACTTAGAATCCACTTCTCTGTCTAAACACTAttgattctctctctccctcaatctttttccctttctctctatttTCTGTATCGCGCTTTCCGCACATGCCGTCGCTtttggtgcttttttttttttacttctactacttttacCCCCAACTTAGAGAGTATGACCTTACTTAGAATCCTGGTGTCAACATTTCAGATATCAATACCAGATGCCAATAATCCTCAAAGATAACTTAAAAAGATACATTTCAAAGATATGATTAGAAAAAACATCTTATCAGGTGTGCGGGGCGTTTTACCTCCTTGACTACCAAATCAAGGCACCCCGCTGGGTTGACTTAAAAGCCGAAGTAGGCTCTTATTAAAGAAATTAATTACTTAGCAATCTTCTGCTGGCCTATGATTACAAATTCACTCCTGGGTGCAATTGCTTTGTTTCTAACTTGAAAAAAGACAGCATTCCAGCTTAGATGAGGCTTTTGTCAATCTGTCCTTTGGGATCTAGCAGCCCACAATGAGAAACTAAGCCAAAGGTCTGACCCAGTCTGGTGAGATGTCTTACATTAGGCTAGCAGAGGCAGGTATAAAACTACGGGGTAAACGCAaaattttatgtaaatatatgcGCTTGTGTGTAACTTCAAACACAATTGTTATTCCATGGCGCGTTGTGTTGTTAAATGTAATCTATTTCTTTGACATGAACACCCCCTATTGGTTAAAATAAGAAACTACAGTCTACGTTACAAAACACTGCCACATGGCTTGTGTAACTCCTCAAATCAGCTGTTGTGTTCGTTAAGCAGGAACAGAGACAGACAGCACTGCGAAGAGACATTTTGGACATAGTTTGGACATTGTTTTATACAAACATGTCTCGCATCGGCAGTGGTGAAGACGGCGTGTCCCTGGTGAGGAAGATGCTGAGGGAGGTTCTGGTGGGTCGGGAGGATCCAGAGGGGTTCTTCGCTCTATGTGTGTCCGTCCTGGGGCACCACGACACCCGGGCACAGTTCCTGACCGTCATCCGGCCTCTGTCCACGGCGAACATGTCTCTGCACTCCGCGCTGACCGCCATCTACGAGGAGTATTTCAGTAATGTAAGGCTGGGACGGGTATACGCCAGTCATGTTTTATAATGGCGTTATTACTTCAAAACACGTCTTAAAACTAGCTAAGACTTGACAATATGAAgaaataacagtttaaaaatataagtttcataatcataatcatagtTTTAGGGATTgtccaaaaatatttttaacacGTGCACGTGCTACCTAGTTGGCTTTAAActctaaacaaaaaacaaaaaaaatacggTTTATGGATATTTAATTAACAAGTACCATTTAATATGTGTACTAAACTAGGGCTTACTTTATCGATAACTaaaatttaacattttgatatgtatgaaaaaaaacagttgtCACATTTCGCCCCTCCTCACTTGTATAACTTGGGTAACTGAGCCTTTTTGTTAAGCTAGTTTTCTCACCTGTTATGAAGTAGGTTTCACAAAAAGCGTGTGAAGCTTTGTACAAACAACCAAACACAGATAAAAGTATAAGGATTAAACATGTGCCTTCTTAATATTTAAGtattaatgtattaattaatattttaaaagtaccGACCCTCACCCATAGCGCCAGAGTGTATGTGCTCCTTTGGCGCCACCTGTTGGCATTAGTGAGAGGCAGCTgtaacttttttccttttttttttcaagaaatgTTAGTAGAATAGTCAAAACTTGAACTCAactaagagtaacgttacttcaaaacagTATTACTCAAGTTGAAGCAAAGTTGTGGCCcaggaaattactcaagtagtagacttactcacagtatTGTTACATTGTACAATAAACTACTCAGGTAAGAGTACTAGGCCTATTACTTCAATGAGAATATGCTTCaattaggagtaaaagtatgcagccAGAAAAGTACTTTgcaaagtacaatttctttaaaaagttaatcAAGTATATATAACTGAGTAAATACAATTGAGTATGCTGCTGCTCacctttgttaaaaaaaataaaaaaataaaaaaactaatacAACATGGAATTAAAATACCGTTTTGTTAAATGTTCTTTCAATAGTAAAATACAGCCATTCAAAATTAATTAGCTTATTTGCATTATAtgtattaagaaaacattttaaatatctcatgttgtaattgttttacAGTATAATGTCCTTTTTCATATTATggccatttttatttcacaaacctATTTTgcagaattgatttttttttttttttttgatcaaGGACAATGCATTGAAAACGGAATGGGCTATTTACAATGAAATGAGCCTTAACATAATGGCACAGTGACAGTGCACATCTATCAGTCAGAGCCAGTGAGTAAATAAGAACGCCTGCTCCAATATCTAGGTCTGTCACACTAACAAATTGTGTGATATAAAACATGACCTGCTATATTTTTTAACAGCAGAACAAAATGCTTTTTGTGGTAAGTTTGCATCAACATAGTGAACAGAAGTAATTTATTTAACTCTCAATACCTAAAATCTTATCATAgtacaaaaaaattacaaaaatgtccCTTCTAGTACAAAGATAAAGTAcctatgataaatactgaccccgaaaaacaacaattaaaaatatatatatcagtaAACGTGCTCACATCATATCATCTACAGTTACAGAATGAAGATGATGAGCTCCAACTTGCAATGGCACTCTCTCTACTGGATGCAGAAGAAACCACCACTGCCACCAAGCAGAGCACCACCCAGGAAGTCATCCAGTCTCCTCCTGCTGAAGATGCGTCTACTGTCCAAAACAAGACTGTACCAACCATGGACAATAGCTTCAGGCCATCTTCACTGACTTCTAAACAGCATATCTATGAACCTAAACGTTCTAAGAGGAGAAGGCAGAGGAGTAAGGGGTCAGGTCAGCAGGTAGTCGGGTTACCCACAGCTCCATCGCCTCAGCCCCCAGTCCTGCTGTGGTTCAGGAGGGACTTGAGGCTGTGTGATAACCCTGGCATGATCGGTGCATTGGAGGTTGGAGCACCTGTTATCCCTGTGTTCATCTGGGCtcctgaagaggaagaaggccCTGGGACCACTGTGGCCATGGGAGGGGCTTGTAAGTCAGCAGACACATGCATACTTTTCTCAAAATTAAATCCTTTATTAGtgaaaatgaacattttacataacTCTTCAAGTGAATTATCAGATTTCTATTGCTTCACTTGAACTGAACTGTTGACTGTGATGTGTTTGTTATTCTCTGCAAATGGCTTCTCTGACCAGCATCTACATCCTATTAAATTCAATTGGCCATAAACAGTTTTTTCATATGTTGAAATTTGTTTTTTGATAGggattgagtaaaaaaaaaaaacatattcaccTGTGTCTTTAAATCCTTTCATCTCTAACCCAGGtcaaaacatttgcattttgagagttaaaagacatttttaaagtataacTGTTTATCTTCTGCTCTTCTTTTCTTAGGTAAGTTCTGGCTTCATCAAGCTCTGTCCTGTCTGCACACATCCTTGCAGCGGATCGGCAGCAGTCTTGTGTTCCTTAAGGCTGATAGTGGCTCCTCACTGCAGACTCTCAGGGGGCTGCTACAGGAAACAGGAGCCCGCACTGTGGTGGCCAATGCCCTGTATGAGCCCTGGCTGAAACAAAGGGATGATCTGGTGCTGTCGGCTCTGCACAAAGACGGGATAGACCTCAGGATGTATCACTCCTACTGCCTCCGTGACCCCTACTCTGTCAGCACAGTGGGAGTGGGGCTCAGAGGTATGGATGGCACAATTAATTCACTATACAAATCTTAATATAATATGTGAGGGTAGGATGATCATTCAAATGCTAGAGGCcttatttcaaatgttttatattggtATCTACTTGTCTGACTTCTCACTTTTTGTAGTTATACTCAGGAGTCTTTTGCCTAATTtcaaactggtttagtccttaaataattctggtttagatttggtgtAGTCTTAGTTTTGCATCACATATGAATCACATtacaaactgaataaaaaagaaaataaatcacaaatatattttgttatatatgtatttaaagtaacagtgtgtaactttttagcaaaacaaacaaacaaaacaaaaaaatagtcctgcctgtgtccatggaaatattgttcctatAGCTATAATTTTCCACACTATTGCATCAAACGTACCCATCTCCAGGGAGTATGCATGTTCTccatgttctgaagtatgatattatttttccctggaatcatgcaggtgacgtgtcaccttcagaaagttacatactgtacttttaattcaattgtctttttttttctccaaacttTGATCTGTGCTGTGCAGGAATCGGTTCTGTGTCCCACTTCATAAGCTGCTGTAAACAGAATCCGGGGCCTACTCTTGGGGCCCCTCTGGACCCCCCTGTGTCTCTGCCCACCCCCTCTCACTGGCCTTCAGGTGTACCTTTGGACATGCTAGAACTGGCCAGGATGCCCCGCCGGAAGGATGGCACTATAGTAAATACATAAGAAATATCCcaattgtgtaaaaatgtatatattgtcTTCTAAAGTACAAATTTATATTTTCCTCTTAGATTGACTGGGCAGCTAACATTCGTAAGTCTTGGGATTTCAGTGAGGAGGGAGCACATGCTCAGTTGGAAACTTTCCTTCAGAATGGTAAACATTTATTTGTGACTTGAATGTGCCATTTAGTTGTGCTCCTTCTCTATCATTATTGCCTGTTGCGCAGGTGTGTACAGGTATGAGAAGGAGTCGGGCAGAGCAGACTGCTGTAACACCAGTGGTCTGTCCCCATACCTTCACTTCGGACAGCTGAGCCCACGCTGGCTCCTGTGGGACGCCAAAGGGGCGAAATGCCGCCCCCCAAAGTTCCAGCGCAAACTGTCCTGGAGAGACCTGGCCTACTGGCAGCTCAGCCTGTTCCCCGACCTGCCCTGGGAGTCTGTTAGACCGCCTTATAAGGTTAGCAGCATTTCATATGTGCACATTGGATCTATAacaattaattttaaaattggttggaaaaaaagaaagtagagaaaaagtcaaattatacATGAGTAATAGAGCTCAGCTTACCATTTACTCCTTTAAATATTAAACTAGAAACCACTCAGTGTGTCTTCATGTCATATGAATATGTTGTGGGTGATTGCAGGCCCTGCACTGGAGCTCCAACCGGTCACACCTGAAGGCGTGGCAGCGAGGCCGGACTGGGTACCCTCTGGTCGACGCAGCCATGAGACAGCTGTGGCTCTCGGGCTGGATGAACAACTACATGAGACATGTGGTGGCCTCTTTCCTTATTGCATACCTGCACCTGCCCTGGCAGGAGGGCTACCGCTGGTTCCAGGTAAACCACACAGAGAAAAAAGATGGAATTTATACAAATATGACCAGGGGGTAACCACAGCTTATCCCTCCCTTGAGCAGGACACTCTAGTGGATGCAGACGTGGCCATAGACGCAATGATGTGGCAGAATGGAGGCATGTGTGGACTGGACCACTGGAACTTTGTCATGCACCCTGTGGATGCAGCCATGACCTGTGACCCTTGTGGCTCCTATGTCAGACAGTGGTGTCCAGAGCTGGCCGACCTGCCCGACGAGCTCATCCACAAACCCTGGAAGTGTCCCACCTCCATGCTCAAACGGGCCGGTAAGGACCTGTGCTTTTGAGCTGGCTTAGAAATATTCTTATAATGTAATGTGTGAGCTACTGCTTcccattaattttatttgtggatTAATAAATGTGCCTTAGGTTGCTTTCACACTTGTCTTCATTggatcctggtttgagcccagtttactctgtatagacctggtttggttttattctagtcctggtttagttatggccTAGTCCATGATTTGGTCagaatttagtcccagtttagtcctaatttttatgttgtgtttttgcaagTGAGAAGTGAACGCACCCCAAGTTTACCTAGAACATTAGGAAGAGGGGAAATAAGAGTAGAGAACGGTATAATAATGATAGTGATGGTGGTGATGACA
This genomic window contains:
- the si:ch1073-390k14.1 gene encoding deoxyribodipyrimidine photo-lyase isoform X2, translating into MSRIGSGEDGVSLVRKMLREVLVGREDPEGFFALCVSVLGHHDTRAQFLTVIRPLSTANMSLHSALTAIYEEYFSNNEDDELQLAMALSLLDAEETTTATKQSTTQEVIQSPPAEDASTVQNKTVPTMDNSFRPSSLTSKQHIYEPKRSKRRRQRSKGSGQQVVGLPTAPSPQPPVLLWFRRDLRLCDNPGMIGALEVGAPVIPVFIWAPEEEEGPGTTVAMGGACKFWLHQALSCLHTSLQRIGSSLVFLKADSGSSLQTLRGLLQETGARTVVANALYEPWLKQRDDLVLSALHKDGIDLRMYHSYCLRDPYSVSTVGVGLRGIGSVSHFISCCKQNPGPTLGAPLDPPVSLPTPSHWPSGVPLDMLELARMPRRKDGTIIDWAANIRKSWDFSEEGAHAQLETFLQNGVYRYEKESGRADCCNTSGLSPYLHFGQLSPRWLLWDAKGAKCRPPKFQRKLSWRDLAYWQLSLFPDLPWESVRPPYKALHWSSNRSHLKAWQRGRTGYPLVDAAMRQLWLSGWMNNYMRHVVASFLIAYLHLPWQEGYRWFQDTLVDADVAIDAMMWQNGGMCGLDHWNFVMHPVDAAMTCDPCGSYVRQWCPELADLPDELIHKPWKCPTSMLKRAGVVLGQSYPERIITDLEEHRTQSLKDVAQVRLQFKQYVDRATGCDLVPLPPRLVSEALGIHGDVEVRGKQFLLPLITRMEFKHQVEEPDSDAGSNPYNAVLKGYVSRKRDETIAFLNERDFTASVMNEGVQRRERMDVNYRKMEGLPQVRQPRGRARRTPTAKDKFSIVPGGVVSTLR
- the si:ch1073-390k14.1 gene encoding deoxyribodipyrimidine photo-lyase isoform X1, encoding MSRIGSGEDGVSLVRKMLREVLVGREDPEGFFALCVSVLGHHDTRAQFLTVIRPLSTANMSLHSALTAIYEEYFSNLQNEDDELQLAMALSLLDAEETTTATKQSTTQEVIQSPPAEDASTVQNKTVPTMDNSFRPSSLTSKQHIYEPKRSKRRRQRSKGSGQQVVGLPTAPSPQPPVLLWFRRDLRLCDNPGMIGALEVGAPVIPVFIWAPEEEEGPGTTVAMGGACKFWLHQALSCLHTSLQRIGSSLVFLKADSGSSLQTLRGLLQETGARTVVANALYEPWLKQRDDLVLSALHKDGIDLRMYHSYCLRDPYSVSTVGVGLRGIGSVSHFISCCKQNPGPTLGAPLDPPVSLPTPSHWPSGVPLDMLELARMPRRKDGTIIDWAANIRKSWDFSEEGAHAQLETFLQNGVYRYEKESGRADCCNTSGLSPYLHFGQLSPRWLLWDAKGAKCRPPKFQRKLSWRDLAYWQLSLFPDLPWESVRPPYKALHWSSNRSHLKAWQRGRTGYPLVDAAMRQLWLSGWMNNYMRHVVASFLIAYLHLPWQEGYRWFQDTLVDADVAIDAMMWQNGGMCGLDHWNFVMHPVDAAMTCDPCGSYVRQWCPELADLPDELIHKPWKCPTSMLKRAGVVLGQSYPERIITDLEEHRTQSLKDVAQVRLQFKQYVDRATGCDLVPLPPRLVSEALGIHGDVEVRGKQFLLPLITRMEFKHQVEEPDSDAGSNPYNAVLKGYVSRKRDETIAFLNERDFTASVMNEGVQRRERMDVNYRKMEGLPQVRQPRGRARRTPTAKDKFSIVPGGVVSTLR